AAAGAAATGGCAATCAAGGTGAGGCCAGTACCGCTAGCTACCTTCAACACTCTACCAACAGGGGAAAGAACCAGAGCCTGCATTTTGGATCACATCACTCTACATGTTTTCATTAAATAAAGTTGAACATTGGGTTTTTCCGCCCATTTCAATATGTGTTTCCCAAAGTGCtctattgtttttatttttgggcaGCAATATGATGCAGGGTAATACTGGGCTCCTCTGCCCGGCTGAAGTTTTTTTAGAAAGGTAGATGGTCCTGGCCCAAAAACACAATTTAGAAGGAAGAAGGGATGAAGAGCCCTTTAACCAAAATAAAAGGATGAAGCCCTTATAAGCAATAGAAATAACACAAAAATTTTCCAAATTTACTTATTTCAAAGTCATAAAGAGTTTTATTAAACTTTACACAATCAATGTtctcgaatgatagctcaagtggtaagagttagaagACATATGAGTTGTGGGGAGGTTAGAAATCAATCCCTAAAagtacaatttatctttccgatgtaaaaaaaagaaaaaaactttacacAATTAATTATATAACCGTGTTTATGaggtttttttttcagaaaaaaaaaacttacgaACCCAATTATGTTCATAAAGGGTTTCATAATGTGTTTCATGATACAATGTTAAACAgttaattatttcaaaagtttaaGCTATAAGGTGAGagtgaataattttatattattatttctgaCACGTTCTCTCACGCAAGAGACAATACCcaaagactctgataccttattaGAATTTATGAGATTTATTCCAATCCAAAAGTTAGCTTAATAGTTGAGGATTGTCTTTCTATATATAAGGGATATCTTGGTCATATTTTTAGTAAATGTGAGATTTTTTAACACACATTCTCATATTCAGGGCTAAATACGTGGTGCTTAGGATTTGCAGGAATAAAtacatttatattattatttttgacaTATTGATatgatatatttataaatatagttatatatatatttaaaatatttgatttttttttgaaacacagATTTGAATTAAATTGATCCTGTCGTTGGAACAAAAAGTGGTTCTATTCTTAAAATTGAATATGAAACAGGTCCTGTCCACAAAAAGAATTcaaatgttttgatttttttaaaaaaacttctATAAGATTGAATGGTTTGATGGTTACTCCTAAATCCTAATGAGTGCTACACACCCTAGATGGGTCACGTATACTTTAATACGTATACTTTATTCTGTGTGGCTAGAGCACACAGTCGCATTCACAATAatgattaacaagtaacaacctTCTTTCACAATCTAGTGACCCAAAAGGGTTTCCAAATTGCTGTTGACaaacttgtggacttgtggttCCTGAACATTGTAATGCGGCCTTGTTTTCTTCTGCGTTTAATGGTTAATGCATTGCTTTCTTTGGAAAAGTGACAAGAGAGAAACTCccaaagagttttttttttcttcggaAAACACATGAGAAAATATTCACGTACGGTAGATATtatgagaaaataaaattgaaaaagcaTGAAATTTTAGTTTACCTCAAACATACCCCAttcgttcctaaatataagacctattttaaaaaattgcgcttattaacgAAGCATTTAATGTGACTAATTaatgtattgattttttaaaaatgcatacatttttccatatttaccctttgtcattttctctcactaataatcATTGCATTTATATCAAAAGTCATAGTTAGTTGCAttagtagtaattaatggtaggtggtaattTTGGAATCgaaaacatacaattaatgtgaggggtAAATATTGAAGAATACAAAACCTTATGCTAGATTATTGtaagaggtcttatatttaggaacatgaaaattttaaaactaggtcttataattaggaacggagggagtataatatttgaaaaaaatgagAGAATCACTATGAGCATGTTTAATGTGCATTATGATACTTCATAAGCGCTACAAAAGTATATATAAGTATCGTTAGGTGTCACCAACTATTTAACTATTATCCGAGATTCTGAGCCAACTTGTATTTATAAATAAGCGTGATAATAATTATGGATAAAATAAGGAATGTGGCAAAACTAAAAAATTACATACTTCCACACATTTTCCTCTGAATTTGGTGAGTCCACTAAAATTtgaggaacggagggagtataatatttgaaaaaaatgagAGAATCACTATGAGCATGTTTAATGTGCATTATGATACTTCATAAGcgctactccctccgttcctaattataagacctagttttaaaattttctagttcctaattataagacctttaacaataatctagcaaaaagtattatactcttccatatataacccTTACATTAATGGtgtgttttcaatttcaaagttTTAATCACCACCTACCatttattagtgagagaaaataacaaagggtaaatatggaagaatgaatgcatttttaaaaaatcaacacACTAATTAaacacatttaatgttttcttattAAGcgtaattttttgtattaggtcttataattaggaacggagagagtacAAAAGTATATATAAGTATCGTTAGGTGTCACCAACTATTTAACTATTATCAAAGATTCAGAGCCAACTTGTATTTATAAATAAGCGTGATAATAATTATGAATAAAATAAGGAATGtggcaaaataaaaaaattacagacTTCCACACATTTTCCTCTGAATTTGGTGAGTCCACTAAAATTTGAGGATCCTGTATGCTTTTATCCCCCCCACATAATCTCCCCTAGTAAATAAGGTTTCATCTCTCTCTACTCTAACTCGTTCCTCCTATGTTTTTTCGACAACAACTGCGAGTCTACCCACCAACAATGTTAGTCATCAGTAGTCTTCTTTTCTTAAAAATGTATCACAGATAATAAAACTGGAAAATATAATTAACTAGGTTTTGATCGTTGCTAAATATTTATCGATAATTGAACGCTTTCTTTTAGTGACATCGTAGGAATGGTAATTAAAACATTTTATCATCTTCTTCGCATAGAAAAGGAGAGTTCTTACATTAAGAACTACCACCTTATTATTATTACACCACCACCCATCCTTTCACACTATACTCTAACTTACTTataagagaaaagaagaaaaaaaagagagaattaGGGATATGATAGGTGTTGACTGTGTTGTGATAAAAATTAAGAGAAACATAAATAAAGAGAGTGAATAATTAGATGAAAGATATTAATATGAGTACAACATATCAATTAATCATGCTAAAAGTCTTGCATGTGTAAACAATTTTGATGTATCCACacatatttttcttcaattACAATTCCCCCATTTTATTCttcacatatatatttttttctatcaAGGGGATGAATTGGGTTGGACAGTATTATTTTACATGTATAAATACAATTAACCTTGATGCAAAAAATTCAAACCTATATCAGCATCAGAGAAATACAGTTCACAAAAAAAGTCGTTATCTTATGTCTTCTGGCACATGTTCAAAACTTTCTTTTATCCTTTTTCTTTGACCTTAGGTCAGGAATAAATAACGGCGGAATCAGTCGTCTTAGAAATTGTGAACCAAAATCCGCCGCTGGTGAGAAGACGAAGTCACAGACGACGCCGGCGACGATACACCACTGTTGCTTTTTCTAAAAAAGAAAAGGTTAGCCAAgtaattatcaacatccaaaggGGTAAAAGTGACAAAATCCATCTCCGCCATTTCCCTCACCGATCCCACCGTGCCAACCACCGCATTATACCACTCGCGATATCTCGGCACTATCTTTCTCGCGATCGATCCCTTTATCTCATCTCGCAACTCCCTGTCAGCCACCACAAACGAGTTCTGTTTCCGATACGCCTCCTCGAAACGGTGATTGAAATTCTCGAACACCGCCCTCGCCTCCGCCGCAGTCGGATTTTCCGGCAACGACGCAAACACTTCCCGCCACGCCATTTTCTCGTAGTTCGCAACGAATCGCTTCACCTTATCTTCGTGCCTCGCGACCCAATCGTCGCCGAGCACGTACTGCAGATTCGAGGTGCGGACTCTGGTGACGACATGCCGGAGATTGTTTGCCAGAAACAGGTAAGCAAGTGAAATGTCCTTCAATTGCTTCGTCTTGCTATCGAGTTTGCAAAGGAGAACGAGGATCAGCCACGCCACGCGCGCTGTGAGCGCCGGCGCCGTCGAGTCGTCGGATTCCGGACTGTACAAGTAAGATTCCGGTAGCCCCGCCGACGACGGTGGCAAATCCGCGCGGGAGAATATGTCAGGGAGCACGCCGCCGTAATCGCCGAGAGTTGAGAGGTAATTCATCGTTTGGATCGTGAGCGCGTGAACTCCACCGCCGTTCATCGGTAATCTAGAAGCTTCCTTCTGGATCGTGGTTTCAAACTCCGCGAGCATTATCTGAACACACTCGGCCAGCCGTTGAAGTGAGGTGAGGACTAGAGATCTAACGGCGGAGGTAGCATCTGAGGAGAAGATTGATTCAATCTCCGGCCACAGAGCGGTTGTTACGGCGTACATGTCGAGCACGCTGAACAATTTCTCCGGCGGTGATTTCTTTGCCTTTGCAACTAGTTCCGGGAATCCGAAGATAAGAGTGGCACCGTCCCTGGAAATTTCAGCGAAGCATGATTCTCTGATGGAGTCTGAGGAACTGAAGACGTGGTCACAGAGAATTCTCTCTCCGTTGAAGAGTGTTCTAACGGAAATCCTCATTGCTTCTAACCAACTCTTGATCTTCAAATCTAGAACCTCCCAATCCATCTTGTTCAACCGCGCGTGGCTGAGCTTCTCCACGCTGAGGCGGTAAATGCCTTCGTCAACGATGGATTTTCTGATGGAATTGTAAACGGTGACGCATTCTCTAGCGTAGCCGCAGGAGATCATGCAGTCAGCGATGGTTCTAAGATCATCCATGGCGACGGAGGAAACCAGCTCCACCTCAGAGATTGAGTCTCCAGCAGCGCGGATttcgtcttcttcctcgtcGTAGTCGGAGGTGCTAGAGTGGATGGAGGTCCGGGAGGATCTAACGGAGACCGATTCGGGGTCGAGGTAAGCCCGGTTCATGGATAGAATCTGGTAGAACTCTTTCCTGAGTCGCTTCATTGCCATCTGCATGAGGCGTTGAGCGAGGATTAGCTTCTCGGAGGAAGGGTTGTTAGAGAGCAATGAATGCATGGCTTTCTGAAGCAGGATAACACTGTTGGTGTAGTGTTTTGCTTCGGTTTTATCCTCGAAGAAGAGAGATGTCACTTTGGCATAAGCAGAGGTTTCCGAGTCCCATTTCAGGATCAGTGCCTCTGCTTCTGCGATACATCTCTCTTCTTCGACATTTCTGGGATCGGGGAGGTTCGACCTCCGTGGGGTTCCAGGCATAGATGGAGGATGATGGTGGACAAATGAAAACGATGGGGTTTTGGGCTTAAAGAAGAGCTTCTTCATGTTTAGTTACTTCCCCTTTTGGTGTTGTAACAAACTTTCTGTTATGGGAAAGGAGAAATTAGATAAATGAAACAGGAGGTGGGGTTTATATAGAGTTGGGGTTGCAGAAAACGACGACGTTTGTCGTTGGAGAAACTTGTGGAAGAGGATTAAAATACTCAAAACTGGGTTTTTTAATCCCGTGGGTCCTCCTACGTGTTGAAACTTTCCCTGTTTGTGGAGTCAACTGGATTAGGTCATGAGAGGGAAGTAACTGATATTTCCTTCCTCTTTTGTTATAAGGACTTGGACAGTGCTCTCCGCGTGAGTTTTATTATGAGTTCACATTAATTCGTTCAGACGGAAGAGGGTTTGATGAATTGTTCACAATAAGCCAATTTCAAGGAAAGAGTGTCATCAATGCACAAACACAAACGCTGCCTAGAGTAAAAAATATGGAGCGATACAATGAATGCAGAAAAATCAAATCAAGAAATTAAAGGTGAATTTTGTGCTATATCACAGAAATTGTTTTAGGCATGTTGACAACTAGGCGAGGAGATGATGTGAGGAGATCATTAGATCATGACCCATGAACGATGAAAAATGATGGTAAAAGATTTAATGCTTCtactttgaattttttttagggaTACAGATGAGAAGTAAAGGTTGAAAACTGTCTAAAATAACTATTCACATAATAATAATGGTATTgacatttaaaatttataaaagattTTAAAGTAAATATATGAATGTTAATTCAATCAGAGCGTGTATATTTATTATAGTACACTACAAATCATTCTAGGTATCACCCATTAATTTATCTTAAGCATCACATACAACAAGCACCGTTAAAAAATCCACGGTATAAAGTATAAACTTCACTATTCTTGGCAATTACGTGATTGAGTCATTGCTTAGCTTAGCTAAACatgattaattaatattttaattcatGGTGTGAGCTCATGATTATTGATTTGTCAGCTTAGTTAAGATGTGAAAATTAAACGCGGGATATCCTTAAATTTGTCATTAGCTGAGAAGAAACGGGGTCTAATTAACAATAATATTAATCAGCAACATGAAACAGagttgtttaatttgaattatttATATACAGAAATTTTAAGAAAGAAGGCAGTTCAACAGAACATTTTTTATGCTGTGATGAAGTAATTAGTATAAGCGCTTACATAATCCGAAGATAAACAAAGGTGTAAGCGTACATGTCAGGAAAATATGAGATTATTCTACGTATGTACATGCGTGATGAGTGATCACAACACTTGCATTTCAGGTCAGTTTGTTTAGCGTTGGTGTCTCAATATACTTGCACAATACGTAAGTATATTCCTAATTAAGCATAGTTTATAactttatattaaataaaacCACGTGAAGAAATATTATTGTTGAGAACTATCTATTTTTATCCTTTGACATTTATGGTAGTCCTTACATTaaagaaatatgaaaaaaatgtcTTCAACTTCTTTTTACTTGGTCATAGTCGTTTTGTGCCATGACTAATGTGATTGAAAGAAATTAAACATATATACTTTTACCGAAAAACTAAAGGATAACAAACATATATTGAgaaattttttttgtaagaatttagatatttttttggtaagccaaaAGATTGTATTAATAGgaggcacaaggggtgccccaacccttaatacaagaaaagaatttatatgtatgaaaaatcatgtcaaatcggagataaaaatgagaatttacTCTAATATGATTGTTTAACTATAGTTGCATTcatattccaaaaaaaaaaaactatagttGCATTCAATAAGAGTTGATGAACCCTAATACTAAAACACATTGTAGCTtgacattaattaattaattaatgtaacAATAATTCATTTAATTCTGTACTCtctgtacaaaaaaaaaacattttggtACTAAATAATCAATAATGCAACTCTTGCATAAAACAGCTAAAGTTGAATGTCCAATTGTCCATGAATTAACAAGTCATGAGTTGAACAAAGCAAATGCCAATTATTGTGGAATTACTTGCAAGCAATATAATGGAGGGAGCATAGGTCAATCGACGAAGAAAAGTCCAAAGAAAACGAAAGTGACTCACAAAGCTAGCCAACCCATGCATCTTATCATACCTTGACTTTTACGATTATCCATTATCTCTTTTGTCACTTATTCACATGTGTTATCATATCGTTATAAGTTAGTTacaaaattaattaactttGTATATCCACGCAGAATATAAGGGAGTTCTACCACATACAccaataaattaaattatataggTGGTGAATTGTTTCACCTGTAACTTATTGCGCTTAGTTCATTATCATATATATAACAAATATTGTAGTTTATGTATAGTTTGTAGCATGCATGTCTCAATAAAAAATTTTATGGGCGTGGGCACGACTGAGTTTGAATGTAATTATCAGGTTAATTACTTGGGAAAGAATTAAAGCTAATTAAAGAAAAACAGTCATTAAACATCAGAAAAGAGAAAACACGCACAggaattttgatttttaaactTGTTTGCTTACACACACGAACTCATCATCTTGTTTGATTTTTATCAATcaatattttgaaaatttccAGGGTTGAATTAGAGAGCTAGACTGAAACATGGTGCGCAGACAAAAAAAACGATGTTTCACTGTCTCTGTCGACAGACAAACAACACAAATGAAGCGTCACGCGTGATTTCTAGAGAGGGATCGATAGCGGAAGCAAATCACGTAATAGTATCTACGAGACTACGACTACAAAGTTTGAAATGATAGCCTATGTGATGATAACACTTGAAGGTTTTATCTACATACAAATTATCATCATGTGCTGAATAATATTTGTGCCTTTTGCATGTtcatatataaaagagaaagtTTCTAATGCAGTTACCTTAAATATCTCGAGAACTTTCTATTAATACTCTTATTTGACTTGACTAGGATTATATTATGTATAGAGATTAGTATTTGTGGTTCGGATAGAAAATACAGAGAGACTTCCTCCAACAAAATCTCTCGCAATTGAATTTGCAAATGGTTGAATCGCTCTTTCAACCGAGTCCTCTTCTTACCCTAATTCCTCCCTCCCGTCTTGATTTTCATGTCGTCTACCATTTCGATTGTGAGGATTCTGAAATCTCCTTTTGAATTCTCTGTTGTACCAATTTCCTCCACTATCATGGCCATTTCTTTAATCATGTCCTTGGCTTCTTTAATCTTTGCCTCAATTAATTTGTCTTTGAGTAGTTGAACACTCATTTGTGTTATGACCGTTGCTTTCGTTGAAATCGTAATATTATGCAATTATGAAGATAACTTTTTAGGTTTCTTCATTGTAGGAGGTCGAGTTACAAGGGAAGAACAATGTtcatttgtatatattttaagGCTTAGTGTTTAAGAGAGCATAATTCTCATAGCATCTTTAGAATCATTACTTGTCATGAGTACTTACTTGGTCAAACTGAGCTTCTTTCTTGTTTCGGTTCTTCATTTCACCATTTTCATCCTTCTGTCTCATTGGTCCAACCAAGCTATCTTCTATATTCACGTTTTTGTTACCCTCAGCTGGAATTCCACCATGTCCCGTGACAGTGATTTCATGAAGGAAGTGTGAAAAGGAATTCCATACCTGGATTGTTTCGCAAACTACATGGAGCTTCGATGACGAtgatcttgattttttttataggaaaatgttagtgggtagttgttagtaagttagaaaatcccttcaaagttcccttccaggattcgaaccctggaccttcccctccccacccttatgtcccctaactctttaCCATTTGAGCTAATCCTCGGGGACGACGATGATCTTGATACCGTGACACAGTTGAAGAACTTGAGAACTTTGATGTTGTGATGCAGAAATGGGTCCAAGAGCAATAGCCCTGCCACCATGtacttttttgttttaatttaataaataattttaaaatagctAGACAATATTGAAATCTTATTGGTTGTGTGACACCTTATTCATGAGGCGCTAGTGTTGTggtcttgttctttcttttctttaagCATTGATGTATCCAAAAAAGAAATCTTATTGGTTGTGTGTGTAAAATCCTTTTACACTGACAATGGATGAATGTTAAACTCTTTCTTTGATTAGTTAGTGATTATTTAGTTCTGATTTAACTTAACAGTTTTGcacttttttatgttttatataaggaaattaaacCACTATCCACATAGTGACCGCATAGCGCAGTGGATTAGCGCGTTTGACTTCGGATCAAAAGGTCGTGGGTTCGACTCCCACTGTGGTcggtttctcttttttttttcaattcttaAAACTATTTTGCTGAAACATTTGTTCTTTAATAAACAAGACAAAAACCagcatatttttttaaagagacAAAAACCATCATGACCCATTATGTACACcacaaaaaaaatcatgacccattattttattttggtcaATAATCATGACCCATTAGtaattgatatgttttaatttttgtcAAAATACACTGTACTGTACCTCTAATCTTTGTACAAAAATGTAGAGTGGGCCTTGCTATACTTAACACACGTTTTTGGAATTGCCAATTTTTATGACAAAAAAATAGcccaatttttattattttctagcTCAATCGGCTTCTATTAACTAAAAATATATTGACTCTGTGACAAAAATAAAAGAGCTCAATCAGGGACGGATTCACTTGAGGGGTTATGGGGTCAATTGACCCActtgattttcaatttttaacagTAACATACTACATTGTGATAATATAAAGGGTTTAATTACCCCACAATCTGATAAATGCCCTCATAACTTTGTAGATTGATTTTAAATGCCCCTGAAGCTAAAaaagattcaacttttactaTGTATTCACCtttttaggctatgtttggttttCCGTTTGGTGCCCCAAAAGTACTTTTGGTTCATGTGTAACTCTGTGCCATGATGTTTGGCAACTTCCAACTCACATTCACCAAACTCAGTTTGACCCCTAAACCAGCTTTCATCCCAACTCAACCCGAGTGTAACTTTTCAGTTCAGTTGAGTCCGTTGGGGGTGATTAATCCTGAATTTAAATTCATCACCCAACGTGTAGTGACATTAAAGCCCTCATTTTTCATACCTTTGagcccaccaccacctccagaAACTCATGCTTCATCATCACACACCTCCTTCGAGACCACCGCTTCATCGCACACCACATCACCCACCACCGCACCACGCCGCAACCTCTGCCATCGTAGTCCAAGAAGCCACTACAAATTCGTTCGTCCTCCTCGATCTACCCCTTCATTGTTACACCATCATCACTGAAGTTGCGAACCACCACGGCAGCACCATCGTCATACTAACAATCTCTCCTTGGCCAGCGCGAGGAACATTGTCGCTTCAGATTGCCTCCGAGAAGCCACCGTCAATTTCGATCTCAAACTTTATCTTCCTCCCTCACGTTTCTTATCCCCTTTCCTCTGTTGGTGTGAAATGGTTGGGCCTGAGCCCCATGTTTAAGTTAGGCTAAATTTTCATTTTGCATTTCATTATTGTTTGGTGTTTTGATTTGTTctgaatttattaaattttgatGGATTAACTATAAAATAATTGCATAAAAAACATGTTATTACTTAATATGTACTTAAACAATAATGAAAAGAATAATTTTAAGGAATAATAATTTCAAAACCTTCACACAAAAATTCATTATAAAAATCATACCCTTTTTAGTAATTAGACACATTTAAAAGTGATGTCAACTAAATTATCCAAACAACATTCATTTCATCAaacttacttttaaaataaaagtatccaaacataaatcacattacattCAACCCACATTCACTCAAACTCCGTTTTGCAAACCCACATTCACTCAAACTCCGTTTTgcaaactgaaatccaaacacacacttagttTTCTTTCCCATAGCAATATACGTTTACGTTGAACATAATTAACTCCACTTTCTTCTATTTCTTaacttttattcattaatatggCTATAACAGAGTTTTGGGCTACAGCTTTTGGCCTCAATTGTCATTCTATTATCCAAGAGACTTGCATTCTTCTTTTAGAGGAACCATCTATGTTGTATTAATTACATTATGATTATGATTGTCATTCTAGTGGAAATCTACAAATTTACGGTGTTTTCATTGTGTTAAAaccatattttaaaaataattttgttattAATGCATTTAGAATTCCACAGCACTTgatacattttattttattttataggaTTACATATTCTATGTTGTTAGTAAAAATTGTAATGtttctaaaatataaaaaactcCGAACAATAATGGTGAGTACTTAAATTttaatagtaataaattatatttGT
This is a stretch of genomic DNA from Lotus japonicus ecotype B-129 chromosome 1, LjGifu_v1.2. It encodes these proteins:
- the LOC130730416 gene encoding exocyst complex component EXO70H1; this translates as MKKLFFKPKTPSFSFVHHHPPSMPGTPRRSNLPDPRNVEEERCIAEAEALILKWDSETSAYAKVTSLFFEDKTEAKHYTNSVILLQKAMHSLLSNNPSSEKLILAQRLMQMAMKRLRKEFYQILSMNRAYLDPESVSVRSSRTSIHSSTSDYDEEEDEIRAAGDSISEVELVSSVAMDDLRTIADCMISCGYARECVTVYNSIRKSIVDEGIYRLSVEKLSHARLNKMDWEVLDLKIKSWLEAMRISVRTLFNGERILCDHVFSSSDSIRESCFAEISRDGATLIFGFPELVAKAKKSPPEKLFSVLDMYAVTTALWPEIESIFSSDATSAVRSLVLTSLQRLAECVQIMLAEFETTIQKEASRLPMNGGGVHALTIQTMNYLSTLGDYGGVLPDIFSRADLPPSSAGLPESYLYSPESDDSTAPALTARVAWLILVLLCKLDSKTKQLKDISLAYLFLANNLRHVVTRVRTSNLQYVLGDDWVARHEDKVKRFVANYEKMAWREVFASLPENPTAAEARAVFENFNHRFEEAYRKQNSFVVADRELRDEIKGSIARKIVPRYREWYNAVVGTVGSVREMAEMDFVTFTPLDVDNYLANLFFFRKSNSGVSSPASSVTSSSHQRRILVHNF